A DNA window from Fragaria vesca subsp. vesca linkage group LG3, FraVesHawaii_1.0, whole genome shotgun sequence contains the following coding sequences:
- the LOC101303307 gene encoding uncharacterized protein LOC101303307 gives MVQKLEAIKGGGGSIRVGATGTVSSLMTRELESSKVEPPTSTASSRNKHQTAPVSIPCGVPTPKKLPRKSSDEASSSGTSTYINQRHPDIPQKPKTHLKTTSQIPMLDPHNFGMDKTPIRQKANKKGPNIVEVVDIKCGGSGRAWAGPVTNRLKKLGFSKLSESVV, from the coding sequence ATGGTTCAGAAGCTTGAAGCTATAAAGGGTGGTGGAGGATCCATCAGGGTAGGGGCCACCGGGACTGTCAGTTCCCTAATGACAAGAGAACTAGAATCCAGCAAGGTTGAACCTCCGACGTCTACAGCTTCTTCCCGAAATAAACATCAAACAGCTCCTGTTTCTATTCCATGTGGTGTTCCTACTCCAAAAAAGCTACCAAGGAAGTCATCTGATGAAGCCAGCAGCAGTGGAACCAGCACCTACATTAATCAGAGACACCCTGACATTCCCCAGAAACCGAAAACTCATCTGAAAACTACTAGTCAAATCCCAATGCTCGACCCTCACAATTTTGGGATGGATAAAACTCCAATTAGGCAGAAAGCTAACAAGAAAGGACCTAACATTGTTGAAGTTGTGGACATCAAATGTGGGGGATCAGGTAGAGCTTGGGCTGGCCCTGTAACGAACCGGCTCAAGAAGCTGGGCTTCTCAAAGCTCTCTGAGAGTGTTGTCTAA